One genomic window of Polyangium aurulentum includes the following:
- a CDS encoding choice-of-anchor L domain-containing protein: MSRSLFFTGSLLVLLGTGGAGLAGCGNNTPGGSGGGGSGGEGSPSSSSAGGAGGVGGQGGTGGIGVGGQGGTGGIGVGGQGGTGGIGVGGQGGTGGIGVGGQGGTGGVGVGGQGGGVGGAGGGEGGAGGSVEPPPDQDKDGWTVLEGDCCDNSIKCSKPEGVNPGAFEYLGNGIDDDCDPTTPDDVPPADCAGAPLSVPTSSLKLVKAMDLCQITTENPPHPQKKWGVISSSLLLADGSSASLPKDLQVGVLEDFGPNVKPKKGPTMAALSTGTARAEGDPGHVYPQSGPDPVAQKGNYDAGTVVSAPAQYLEANGNKLPSPASCPDCVGADCTKAFDSVNLKMRIRVPTNAKSFSYRLKFYSAEYPEYVCGQYNDFFVTLLKSSAPGIPADRNIAFDAAKNAVSVNNAFFEVCFPSPALPLSTCPSGTLELIGTGMGGWNGDIRDGGGSVWLVNEAPVVPGETIEIEFITWDAGDHNVDSTVLLDNFRWGLSPTEVGTHK, encoded by the coding sequence ATGTCACGCTCCCTTTTCTTCACTGGATCCCTGCTCGTACTTCTGGGGACCGGCGGCGCCGGCCTGGCTGGCTGCGGCAACAACACCCCCGGCGGCTCGGGCGGCGGCGGCTCGGGTGGCGAAGGATCGCCGAGCTCGAGCTCCGCGGGCGGCGCGGGCGGCGTCGGCGGTCAGGGCGGCACGGGCGGCATCGGCGTCGGCGGTCAGGGCGGCACGGGCGGCATCGGCGTCGGCGGTCAGGGCGGCACGGGCGGCATCGGCGTCGGCGGTCAGGGCGGCACGGGCGGCATCGGCGTCGGCGGTCAGGGCGGCACGGGCGGCGTCGGCGTCGGCGGTCAGGGTGGCGGCGTCGGCGGCGCGGGCGGCGGCGAGGGCGGCGCGGGCGGCAGCGTGGAACCTCCGCCGGATCAGGACAAAGACGGCTGGACCGTGCTCGAAGGCGACTGCTGCGACAACTCGATCAAGTGCAGCAAGCCGGAGGGCGTGAACCCGGGCGCGTTCGAGTACCTCGGCAACGGCATCGACGACGACTGCGATCCGACGACGCCCGACGACGTGCCCCCGGCCGATTGCGCCGGCGCACCCCTGTCGGTGCCGACCTCGAGCCTCAAGCTCGTGAAGGCGATGGATCTCTGCCAGATCACGACCGAGAACCCGCCGCATCCGCAGAAGAAGTGGGGCGTCATCTCGAGCTCGCTGCTCCTCGCCGACGGCTCGAGCGCGAGCCTGCCGAAGGACTTGCAGGTCGGCGTGCTCGAAGATTTCGGCCCCAACGTCAAGCCGAAGAAGGGCCCCACGATGGCCGCGCTGTCGACGGGCACCGCGCGCGCCGAGGGCGACCCGGGGCACGTCTATCCGCAGAGCGGCCCCGATCCGGTGGCGCAGAAGGGCAACTACGACGCGGGCACGGTCGTCAGCGCGCCGGCGCAGTACCTCGAGGCGAACGGCAACAAGCTGCCCTCGCCCGCGTCGTGCCCCGATTGCGTCGGCGCCGACTGCACGAAGGCGTTCGACTCGGTCAACCTGAAGATGCGCATCCGCGTGCCGACGAACGCAAAGTCGTTCTCGTACCGGCTCAAGTTCTACTCGGCCGAGTACCCCGAGTACGTCTGCGGCCAGTACAACGACTTCTTCGTCACGCTGCTCAAGTCGAGCGCGCCGGGGATCCCGGCGGACAGGAACATCGCCTTCGACGCGGCGAAGAACGCGGTCTCGGTGAACAACGCGTTCTTCGAGGTCTGCTTCCCCTCGCCGGCGCTGCCGCTCAGCACCTGCCCCTCGGGCACGCTCGAGCTCATCGGCACGGGCATGGGCGGGTGGAACGGCGACATCCGCGACGGCGGCGGGTCGGTGTGGCTCGTGAACGAAGCGCCGGTCGTGCCGGGCGAGACGATCGAGATCGAGTTCATCACCTGGGACGCGGGTGATCACAACGTCGACTCGACGGTGCTCCTCGACAACTTCCGCTGGGGTCTGTCGCCGACCGAGGTCGGTACGCACAAGTGA
- a CDS encoding choice-of-anchor L domain-containing protein: MARRTSHHSMLPKLKKLLLPALVAVAAFGACSKASDGPITSGGGSGQNGGSGGTGGTAGAGGTAGAGGTAGAGGGTGGGQMTGCKADADCAQNPNGTICELASGQCVGCIPSEDPLVDDCGAGQYCNPVFKQCEVGCTNEADCTAGAQACDLSINKCVGCVLDTECPVGSICVANTCIPGCSGSQPCQAGFSCCGASCYDLASDEINCGTCGNACDAPANGTPLCDNGLCSLGACKAGFSDCDNDPSNGCEWNVLQDGPCECMPGQKQPCYQGAPGTLNIGPCKSGVQTCKADGSGWGDCTGQVLPKYETCGNNVDDNCDGILDNNVDADGDGWLSCSGDCCDTAGPGCANPKLSNPGAFEIVGNNQDDDCDPTTPDSTPPNCSSSAKFELVTAEDVAKAIELCQFTTENPPADQKRWGVISATQVFADGTVPNATQLANIQNNQTAVLTDYGPNVSPKLGATMAGISTGKLRDQDDPGYAGTTNNFMVNGQPPAAYLLANGGKLPASQGCAGSCNTGTGGNDSVNVRMKIRVPTNAKSFSYSFKFYSSEYWEFQCTNYNDFFLALLKSTAPMLPVDKNISFDAKKNPVSVNNGFFEVCAPKGCNTCPEGVAELQGTGMQIGNTGGATQWLTTDAPVVPTEIIELELMIFDVGDNLLNSLVLIDKFTWNQVALNVGTHE, translated from the coding sequence ATGGCGAGGCGTACGAGTCACCACAGCATGCTGCCCAAGCTCAAGAAGCTACTCCTGCCCGCGCTGGTCGCTGTCGCGGCCTTCGGGGCGTGCAGCAAGGCGTCCGATGGGCCGATAACCTCGGGCGGCGGATCGGGCCAGAACGGCGGATCCGGCGGCACGGGCGGCACGGCGGGCGCAGGCGGAACCGCGGGCGCGGGCGGCACTGCGGGCGCGGGCGGCGGCACGGGCGGCGGACAGATGACCGGCTGCAAGGCCGACGCGGACTGCGCGCAGAACCCGAACGGCACGATCTGCGAGCTCGCCTCGGGACAGTGCGTCGGCTGCATTCCGAGCGAGGATCCCCTCGTCGACGACTGCGGGGCGGGGCAGTACTGCAACCCCGTCTTCAAGCAGTGCGAGGTCGGCTGCACGAACGAGGCCGACTGCACGGCGGGCGCGCAGGCGTGCGATCTATCGATCAACAAGTGCGTCGGCTGCGTGCTCGACACCGAATGCCCGGTGGGCTCGATCTGCGTCGCGAACACCTGCATTCCCGGCTGCTCGGGCAGCCAGCCCTGCCAGGCGGGCTTCAGCTGCTGCGGCGCGAGCTGCTACGACCTCGCGAGCGACGAGATCAACTGCGGCACCTGCGGCAACGCCTGCGACGCGCCGGCGAACGGCACCCCGCTCTGCGACAACGGCCTGTGCTCGCTCGGCGCTTGCAAGGCCGGCTTCTCGGACTGCGACAACGATCCGTCGAACGGCTGCGAGTGGAACGTGCTGCAGGACGGGCCGTGCGAGTGCATGCCTGGTCAGAAGCAGCCTTGTTACCAGGGCGCGCCGGGCACGTTGAACATCGGGCCGTGCAAGTCCGGCGTGCAGACCTGCAAGGCCGACGGCTCGGGCTGGGGCGACTGCACGGGGCAGGTGCTGCCGAAGTACGAGACCTGCGGCAACAACGTCGACGACAACTGCGACGGCATCCTCGACAACAACGTCGATGCCGACGGTGACGGCTGGCTCTCCTGCAGCGGCGATTGCTGCGACACCGCCGGCCCGGGCTGCGCGAACCCGAAGCTGTCGAACCCGGGCGCCTTCGAGATCGTCGGCAACAACCAGGACGACGATTGCGATCCGACGACGCCCGACAGCACGCCGCCGAACTGCAGCTCGTCGGCGAAGTTCGAGCTGGTGACGGCCGAGGACGTCGCCAAGGCGATCGAGCTTTGCCAGTTCACGACCGAGAACCCGCCGGCCGATCAAAAGCGGTGGGGCGTGATCAGCGCGACGCAGGTCTTCGCTGACGGCACGGTGCCGAACGCCACGCAGCTCGCGAACATTCAGAACAACCAGACGGCGGTGCTCACGGATTACGGGCCCAACGTCTCGCCGAAGCTCGGCGCCACGATGGCCGGCATCTCCACCGGCAAGCTGCGCGATCAGGACGATCCGGGCTACGCGGGCACGACCAACAACTTCATGGTCAACGGGCAGCCGCCCGCCGCGTATCTGCTCGCGAACGGCGGCAAGCTGCCGGCTTCGCAGGGCTGCGCCGGGAGCTGCAACACCGGCACGGGCGGCAACGATTCGGTCAACGTGCGGATGAAGATCCGCGTGCCCACGAACGCGAAGTCGTTCTCGTACAGCTTCAAGTTCTACTCGTCCGAGTACTGGGAGTTCCAGTGCACGAACTACAACGACTTCTTCCTCGCGCTGCTCAAGTCGACCGCGCCCATGCTGCCGGTCGACAAGAACATCTCGTTCGACGCGAAGAAGAACCCGGTCAGCGTCAACAACGGCTTCTTCGAGGTCTGCGCGCCCAAGGGCTGCAACACCTGCCCCGAGGGCGTCGCCGAGCTGCAGGGCACCGGCATGCAGATTGGCAACACCGGCGGCGCGACCCAGTGGCTCACCACCGACGCGCCCGTCGTGCCCACCGAGATCATCGAGCTCGAGCTCATGATCTTCGACGTGGGTGACAATCTCCTGAACTCCCTCGTCCTCATCGACAAGTTCACCTGGAACCAGGTGGCCCTGAACGTCGGCACGCACGAGTAG
- a CDS encoding formylglycine-generating enzyme family protein: MAKKADVRKGRISAVIVAIALGTLGSGCAAGEPVARVPQGTPPAPAAAAFVAPAPGLIEVAERTASRTPVERPIAVRASEARILPNELDIRADASWGRPAQEPEGEILSSASRCPAEMALVDDRVCVDRWEASLVERLPNGEERPWSPYLAVDGREGSVRAVSRADVVPQGYISGEQATRACLASGKRLCAADEWERACRGPTGTRFPYGDRRQRRACNDDIRAVHPVAEVGALLGIPEGRLWYDGMNQPLINQLPDGLLPTGARAECTNEYGVFDMVGNLHEWVDDREGTFRGGFYMDTTLNGEGCSYQTTAHNIRYHDYSTGFRCCMDPERIE, encoded by the coding sequence GTGGCGAAGAAGGCGGATGTTCGGAAAGGGCGGATCTCGGCGGTGATCGTGGCGATCGCGCTCGGGACCCTCGGCTCCGGCTGCGCCGCGGGAGAGCCCGTCGCGCGTGTGCCCCAGGGCACGCCGCCCGCCCCCGCCGCGGCTGCCTTCGTCGCGCCCGCCCCGGGCTTGATAGAGGTGGCGGAGCGTACGGCCTCGCGTACGCCCGTCGAGCGGCCCATCGCGGTGCGCGCTTCCGAGGCGCGCATCCTGCCGAACGAGCTCGATATCCGCGCCGACGCCTCGTGGGGGCGGCCTGCGCAGGAGCCCGAGGGCGAAATCCTCTCCAGCGCCTCCCGCTGCCCCGCCGAGATGGCCCTGGTCGACGACCGCGTTTGCGTCGACCGCTGGGAGGCCTCGCTCGTCGAGAGGCTCCCGAATGGCGAGGAGCGGCCCTGGTCGCCTTACCTGGCGGTCGACGGTCGCGAGGGCTCGGTGCGCGCGGTATCTCGCGCCGATGTCGTGCCGCAGGGATACATCTCGGGCGAGCAGGCAACGCGCGCGTGCCTCGCCTCTGGAAAGCGGCTTTGCGCGGCGGACGAGTGGGAGCGGGCTTGCCGCGGCCCCACCGGCACGCGCTTTCCATACGGCGACAGGCGCCAGCGTCGCGCTTGCAACGACGACATTCGCGCGGTTCATCCCGTGGCCGAAGTGGGCGCGCTGCTCGGCATCCCCGAGGGGCGGCTGTGGTACGACGGGATGAATCAGCCGCTCATCAACCAGCTCCCGGACGGTCTTTTGCCGACGGGCGCGCGGGCCGAGTGCACGAACGAATACGGCGTCTTCGACATGGTCGGCAACCTGCACGAGTGGGTCGATGATCGCGAGGGCACCTTCCGTGGCGGCTTCTACATGGACACCACGCTCAACGGCGAGGGATGCTCCTACCAGACCACCGCGCACAACATCCGCTACCACGACTACTCGACGGGCTTCCGCTGCTGCATGGATCCGGAGCGGATCGAGTAA
- a CDS encoding PQQ-dependent sugar dehydrogenase — MSLGLASLALGAGACGDDGKTGGSSNTGGAGGTGGGNGGAGGTGGTGGGNGGAGGTGGAGGGNVVCDPGTSAALPALKLTEVANNLQRPTFVLGAPEDTSRLFVLEKPGRIRILKDGNLVSEPFIDVTNVVEAGANERGLLGLAFHPKYPQNGRFYIYYTRKGDGAIEIAEYMQVAGTPDKADPGSAKVLMTIPHPSYSNHNGGMLGFGPDGFLYVGTGDGGGGGDPDENGQDANAQLGKLLRIDVDSHPTPPPGNMAGGDPYIWDLGLRNPWRFSFDRCTGDLYIADVGQNLWEEINVEPKGQGSKNYGWNTMEANECFDPANDCDKTGLTMPVTAYKHTPEPVNDCSVTGGYVYRGKKIAGLVGTYVYADYCSRRVYTLAWANGSVIKEGEITADLESTGLSGGITSFGEDTAGELYVVMDNSQGGPGKLFRIDPE; from the coding sequence GTGAGCCTCGGCCTCGCGAGCCTCGCGCTCGGCGCTGGGGCTTGCGGTGACGATGGCAAGACGGGCGGCTCGTCGAACACCGGAGGCGCGGGCGGCACGGGCGGCGGAAACGGCGGCGCCGGTGGCACGGGCGGCACGGGCGGCGGAAACGGCGGCGCGGGCGGCACGGGCGGCGCGGGCGGCGGAAACGTCGTATGCGACCCCGGGACGTCGGCCGCGCTTCCGGCCCTGAAGTTGACCGAGGTCGCAAACAACCTTCAGCGGCCGACGTTCGTGCTCGGCGCGCCGGAAGATACGAGCCGCCTCTTCGTGCTCGAGAAGCCTGGCCGGATCCGCATCTTGAAGGACGGGAATCTCGTGTCCGAGCCCTTCATCGATGTGACGAACGTCGTCGAGGCGGGCGCGAACGAGCGCGGCTTGCTCGGCCTCGCGTTCCACCCGAAATACCCCCAAAACGGTCGTTTCTACATCTACTACACGCGCAAGGGGGACGGCGCGATCGAGATCGCCGAGTACATGCAAGTGGCCGGTACACCCGACAAGGCGGACCCGGGCTCGGCCAAGGTCTTGATGACCATCCCGCATCCCAGCTACTCGAACCACAACGGCGGCATGCTCGGCTTCGGGCCCGATGGCTTCCTCTACGTGGGCACGGGTGATGGCGGCGGCGGCGGCGATCCCGATGAGAACGGCCAGGATGCGAACGCTCAGCTCGGTAAACTGTTGCGCATCGACGTCGATTCCCATCCGACGCCGCCCCCCGGAAACATGGCAGGCGGAGACCCATACATCTGGGATCTCGGCCTTCGCAACCCCTGGCGCTTCAGCTTTGATCGCTGCACGGGCGACCTCTACATCGCCGACGTCGGGCAGAACCTCTGGGAGGAAATCAACGTCGAGCCCAAGGGCCAGGGCTCGAAAAACTACGGCTGGAACACGATGGAAGCGAACGAGTGCTTCGATCCGGCCAACGACTGCGACAAGACGGGCCTGACGATGCCGGTCACTGCGTACAAGCACACGCCTGAGCCGGTCAACGACTGCTCGGTGACGGGCGGATATGTGTACCGCGGCAAGAAGATCGCCGGGCTCGTTGGGACCTACGTCTACGCCGACTATTGCTCGAGGCGCGTCTACACCCTCGCGTGGGCAAACGGCAGCGTGATCAAGGAAGGCGAGATCACGGCGGACCTGGAGAGCACGGGCCTGTCCGGGGGCATCACCTCGTTCGGCGAGGACACGGCCGGAGAGCTGTACGTCGTCATGGACAACAGCCAGGGCGGGCCCGGGAAGCTGTTCCGCATCGACCCCGAGTGA
- a CDS encoding Bax inhibitor-1 family protein, producing the protein MNSWDYNRERAWGPQALDRGETRASFLKRVYGLFTGSVVFSAIGALVALYAGVSHSKTEVAGRAIPPLVAFFGEHYIIAMLVMIGAVFGASLVRHVPGVNVVALFGMATVIGIVIAPSLFVAMIRASAGGTISASPIRDAFILSVVGFGGLTAYALTTRKDFSFMGGALTMGLFVLIGASVLNIFLGSSVFGLAISSVAVLLFGAYVLYDTSRLLRSDERDAVGFAISLYMDFLNIFLALLRILSSSSRRD; encoded by the coding sequence ATGAACTCTTGGGACTACAACAGAGAGCGCGCATGGGGCCCGCAAGCGCTCGACAGGGGCGAGACGCGCGCGTCGTTCCTCAAGCGCGTCTACGGCCTGTTCACGGGCAGCGTCGTTTTTTCGGCGATCGGCGCGCTCGTCGCGCTCTACGCCGGCGTTTCCCACTCCAAGACGGAGGTCGCCGGCCGCGCCATCCCGCCGCTCGTGGCCTTCTTCGGCGAGCACTACATCATCGCCATGCTCGTCATGATCGGGGCCGTGTTCGGCGCCTCGCTCGTGCGGCATGTGCCGGGCGTCAACGTCGTCGCCCTCTTCGGTATGGCGACGGTCATCGGCATCGTCATCGCCCCTTCGCTCTTCGTCGCGATGATCCGCGCGAGCGCCGGAGGGACGATCTCGGCATCCCCCATTCGCGACGCCTTCATCCTCTCCGTCGTCGGGTTCGGAGGCCTCACCGCCTACGCGCTCACGACGCGCAAGGATTTCTCTTTCATGGGCGGAGCGCTCACGATGGGCCTCTTCGTCCTCATCGGCGCTTCCGTGCTCAACATCTTCCTGGGCAGCAGCGTCTTCGGCCTGGCCATCTCGAGCGTGGCCGTGCTGCTCTTCGGCGCCTATGTCCTCTACGACACTTCGCGCCTGCTCCGGAGCGATGAGCGAGACGCCGTGGGCTTCGCCATCAGCCTCTATATGGATTTCCTGAACATCTTCCTCGCGCTCCTGCGCATCCTCTCGTCCTCGTCGCGCCGCGACTAG
- a CDS encoding class I SAM-dependent methyltransferase — MPLPRVLEPEVMDSDEEARDYDAMDHGAVNARFCEDLLALGPDLRRTLDVGTGTAQIPIELCKRAPEARVLAIDLAESMLRIGARNVERAALSGAITLALVDAKDLGGGTRPFSAVVSNSIIHHIPSPIHVLREMVRVLAPGGVLFVRDLLRPADDDAVSALVETYASDQSPRQRALFDASLRAALTLEEVRVLCDELGIAREAVQQTSDRHFTIAWRHPAPMDRAGARS, encoded by the coding sequence ATGCCGCTCCCGCGCGTGCTCGAGCCCGAGGTGATGGACTCCGACGAGGAGGCCCGTGATTACGATGCGATGGATCACGGCGCCGTGAACGCCCGCTTCTGCGAGGATCTGCTCGCCCTCGGGCCCGATCTGCGGCGCACGCTCGACGTGGGCACCGGCACCGCCCAGATTCCGATCGAGCTGTGCAAGCGCGCCCCGGAAGCCCGCGTGCTGGCCATCGATCTCGCCGAATCCATGCTGCGCATCGGCGCCCGTAACGTGGAGCGCGCCGCGCTCTCGGGCGCCATCACCCTCGCCCTGGTCGACGCCAAAGACCTGGGCGGCGGCACGCGGCCCTTCAGCGCCGTCGTGTCGAACAGCATCATCCACCATATTCCCAGCCCCATCCACGTGCTGCGCGAGATGGTGCGCGTGCTCGCGCCCGGCGGCGTGCTCTTCGTGCGTGACCTGCTACGGCCCGCCGACGACGACGCCGTGAGCGCGCTCGTCGAGACATACGCGAGCGATCAGTCGCCCCGGCAGCGGGCTCTGTTCGACGCCTCGTTGCGCGCGGCGCTCACGCTCGAAGAGGTGCGCGTCCTTTGTGACGAGCTTGGGATTGCGCGGGAAGCCGTGCAGCAAACGAGCGATCGGCACTTCACGATCGCCTGGCGCCACCCCGCCCCGATGGACAGGGCCGGGGCTCGATCGTAA
- a CDS encoding HD family phosphohydrolase — translation MSALFFEGAPSDRRAVTTWGALATMDTVLLRLRSDARLSDRVIVRPHPLLVTVRSDRLFAVLAPAVVWDRAREVLRPFAGQLASGEAMLILIGTPSAGDLSMALNRGLGALVSDNPGQDELYVAIHNACEQLEAKARAEARGKWLNRYRYELGELIEIAKAITTERELEKLLSLILEKSRFITGADAGSIYVVEGDDPDPLRRTLHFKLSQNDSVPFDAREFTIPVSPRSMSGYVALHKKPINIADVYDLPAVSPYGFDRSFDAKIGYRTKSMLCMPLSSRKGDVIGVIQLINKKRSADRKLLSAEDVEDQVVAFDPRSEELVGTLASQAGIALENAILYSEIHHMLEGFVLASVEAIEQRDPTTSGHSRRVATLTVNLARALERADNMGPYRGVSWTKDDLRELEYASLLHDFGKIGVREQVLVKAKKLYPYELEIIRHRIDIATRAHEVDILQRKVRLLERGARADDLIALDHELAVRKAELEAAFAAISSANEPSVLSGGDFARIEAIARETYTDFAGNLVPLLRPEEVVSLSVTRGSLTPSEIDEIRSHVVHTTQFLSKIPWGKQFRRVAVIAGSHHERLNGTGYPRRLRAEEIPLQSKMMSVADIFDALTASDRPYKKAVPVERALDILGFEVKDQHLDPDLVRVFVEARVWEQQPMAPTSVSGR, via the coding sequence GTGAGCGCACTGTTCTTCGAAGGCGCGCCGTCGGATCGGCGCGCGGTCACGACATGGGGTGCGCTCGCGACGATGGACACGGTGCTCTTGCGACTGCGCAGCGACGCGCGCCTTTCCGATCGCGTGATCGTCCGGCCACACCCGTTGCTCGTCACGGTGCGCTCCGATCGCCTCTTCGCAGTGCTCGCGCCCGCGGTCGTCTGGGACCGCGCGCGCGAGGTGCTGCGCCCGTTCGCGGGCCAGCTCGCGTCGGGCGAGGCCATGTTGATCCTCATCGGCACGCCGAGCGCCGGCGATCTATCGATGGCCTTGAACCGCGGGCTCGGCGCGCTCGTCTCCGACAATCCCGGTCAAGACGAGCTGTACGTGGCCATCCACAACGCATGCGAGCAGCTCGAGGCCAAGGCGCGGGCAGAGGCGCGCGGCAAATGGCTGAACCGCTATCGCTACGAGCTCGGTGAACTCATCGAGATCGCCAAGGCCATCACCACCGAGCGCGAGCTCGAAAAGCTCCTGTCGCTCATCCTCGAGAAGAGCCGCTTCATCACCGGCGCCGACGCGGGCAGCATCTACGTGGTCGAGGGCGACGATCCCGATCCGCTCCGCCGCACGCTGCACTTCAAGCTCTCGCAGAACGACTCGGTCCCGTTCGACGCGCGCGAGTTCACGATCCCCGTGAGCCCCCGATCGATGTCGGGCTACGTCGCCCTGCACAAGAAGCCCATCAACATCGCCGACGTATACGATCTGCCCGCGGTCTCTCCATACGGCTTCGATCGCTCGTTCGACGCGAAGATCGGCTATCGAACGAAGTCGATGCTCTGCATGCCGCTGTCGTCGCGCAAGGGCGACGTCATCGGCGTCATCCAGCTCATCAACAAAAAGCGCAGCGCCGATCGCAAGCTGCTCTCGGCCGAGGACGTCGAAGACCAGGTCGTCGCGTTCGATCCGCGCAGCGAAGAGCTCGTCGGCACGCTCGCCTCCCAAGCGGGAATCGCGCTCGAGAACGCCATCCTCTACAGCGAGATTCACCACATGCTCGAGGGCTTCGTGCTCGCGAGCGTGGAGGCGATCGAGCAGCGCGATCCGACGACGAGCGGCCATTCGCGGCGCGTCGCGACGCTGACCGTGAACCTCGCGCGCGCGCTCGAGCGCGCCGACAACATGGGGCCTTACCGCGGCGTGAGCTGGACCAAAGACGATCTGCGCGAGCTGGAGTACGCCTCGCTGCTCCACGATTTCGGAAAGATCGGCGTCCGCGAGCAGGTGCTCGTGAAGGCGAAGAAGCTCTATCCGTACGAGCTCGAGATCATCCGCCATCGCATCGACATCGCGACGCGCGCGCACGAGGTCGACATCTTGCAACGCAAGGTCCGGCTGCTCGAACGCGGCGCGCGGGCGGACGATCTCATCGCGCTCGATCATGAGCTCGCCGTCCGCAAAGCCGAGCTCGAGGCCGCCTTCGCCGCCATCTCGTCCGCAAACGAGCCCTCGGTGCTTTCGGGCGGCGATTTCGCGCGCATCGAGGCCATCGCGCGCGAGACGTACACCGACTTCGCCGGCAACCTGGTGCCGCTGCTTCGCCCCGAAGAAGTGGTGAGCCTATCGGTCACGCGCGGCTCGCTCACGCCCTCGGAGATCGACGAGATCCGAAGTCACGTCGTCCACACGACCCAGTTCCTGTCGAAGATCCCCTGGGGCAAACAGTTCCGCCGCGTCGCCGTCATCGCCGGCTCGCATCACGAGCGGCTCAACGGCACGGGCTATCCGCGAAGGCTGCGCGCCGAGGAGATCCCCCTCCAATCGAAGATGATGAGCGTCGCCGACATCTTCGACGCCCTGACCGCGAGCGACAGGCCCTACAAGAAGGCCGTGCCCGTCGAGCGCGCGCTCGACATCCTCGGCTTCGAGGTCAAAGACCAGCACCTCGATCCCGATCTCGTTCGCGTCTTCGTCGAGGCCCGCGTCTGGGAGCAGCAGCCCATGGCGCCGACCTCCGTGTCCGGACGCTGA
- a CDS encoding PhoH family protein, producing MTATALRITADVEVLDNATLVALAGPGNENLKHVARTLGIDSSVRGNTIRLSGDADTVALAERFLAEAAVLLRGGTVLDPQDFVRAVQAMRDDPALTLRELFEDVVLVTARRRPITAKTIAQKRYIQAIRTHDLTFGIGPAGTGKTYLAMAMAVHALLERRVKRIILARPAVEAGERLGFLPGDLAEKVNPYLRPLYDALHDMMDADKASGLLSRGNIEVAPLAFMRGRTLNDCFVILDEAQNATSDQMRMFLTRMGYSSRAVVTGDVTQVDLPHGARSGLAEARDLLSNIDGIAMCQFTEVDVVRHPLVQRIIVAYERRDTERRDNERRENDNRRERRAAEAAASASNDPVDAESAQSPPEGGKSA from the coding sequence ATGACTGCCACTGCCCTTCGCATCACCGCCGACGTCGAAGTGCTCGACAACGCGACGCTCGTCGCGCTCGCCGGGCCCGGCAATGAAAACCTCAAGCACGTCGCCCGCACCCTGGGCATCGACTCGAGCGTCCGCGGTAACACGATACGCCTCTCGGGCGACGCCGATACGGTCGCGCTCGCCGAGCGCTTCCTCGCAGAAGCGGCCGTGCTGTTGCGCGGCGGCACGGTGCTCGATCCACAAGACTTCGTCCGCGCGGTCCAGGCGATGCGTGACGACCCCGCCCTCACGCTGCGCGAGCTGTTCGAAGACGTCGTGCTCGTGACCGCTCGCCGGCGTCCGATCACGGCGAAGACGATCGCGCAAAAGCGGTATATCCAGGCGATTCGCACGCACGACCTCACCTTCGGCATCGGGCCGGCGGGCACGGGCAAGACGTACCTGGCGATGGCGATGGCGGTGCACGCGCTGCTCGAGCGGCGGGTCAAGCGCATCATCCTCGCTCGCCCGGCCGTCGAGGCGGGCGAGCGGCTCGGCTTCTTGCCGGGCGACCTCGCGGAGAAGGTCAACCCGTACCTGCGTCCGCTCTATGATGCGCTCCACGACATGATGGACGCCGACAAGGCCAGCGGGCTGCTCTCGCGCGGGAATATCGAGGTGGCGCCCCTCGCGTTCATGCGCGGCCGGACGCTCAACGATTGCTTCGTCATCCTCGACGAAGCGCAGAACGCGACGAGCGACCAGATGCGCATGTTCCTCACCCGCATGGGTTACTCGTCGCGCGCGGTGGTGACGGGCGACGTGACGCAGGTCGATCTGCCGCACGGCGCGCGCAGCGGCCTCGCCGAGGCGCGCGATCTGCTGAGCAACATCGACGGCATCGCGATGTGCCAGTTCACCGAGGTCGACGTCGTTCGCCATCCGCTCGTGCAGCGCATCATCGTCGCCTACGAGCGGCGCGACACCGAGCGGCGCGACAATGAGCGCCGCGAAAACGACAACAGGCGCGAGCGCCGCGCCGCCGAAGCGGCAGCGTCCGCGAGCAACGATCCCGTCGACGCCGAGTCCGCGCAATCCCCGCCCGAGGGGGGGAAATCGGCGTGA